Genomic DNA from Channa argus isolate prfri chromosome 2, Channa argus male v1.0, whole genome shotgun sequence:
AATGAGGAATTAGATGTTAAGTTTGttgagaaaacttttttttaacggGATAAGCggtgagaatttaaaaaaaaaaaaaaaaaaaaaggaacacacGCTCAAAGAAAACGTTCTCAGTTCATGAACGATCCCAAAGAGAGGGCACCCTTTGAGAAAACTAAGCATGAAACTAAacatctgtttattatttatgagTTTCAAGGCTTCATATTTCTGATTTGCTCACGCAAAGCCTGAAAAGGGAACAGATTTAACCTGAAGCATCAGTCTGTAATTTTAGGTTTACACATTGTACAAAGCACAATTTAAGGCATTATCGACAAGCTTCAAAACTAGctatacaattaaaaaaaatctatctacagaaacacacaaccTGTGATTTCTCTGATTTTGTGTGCTCTACATTTTCAAACTCTTCAATTTACCAATAGTATTTCATTTCAGAAAATACTGTAAAGGACATTTAGTGCAATTACATACAGCAACAGACTATCAGTGATGTGAAGAATTCTTTGGAAATCTTGTTATAAGTCTAGCTTCTGCTAAACATGGCACACACTGctctaaaaaaactgaacaaaacaaaaacaaaagccccTGGCTTTGCCGCATGGTCTTACTTTGAGAATTAACAGGAGGTAAAGTCACATGTGGCACTGCATGCACAATTTAATCACCcatcataaaaacatctttacCTGAAATGCAATGTTGGAGTGGCTTTGCAACTGCACCGAAATAATGCTGGACATCATAATTAGAAATATTTGGCTCTGACTGTGTGGCAGAGAAGACAAAGTCAGTGTGCTATACACAGTAAGGTGGGGAAAGAGGAAAACTAAACAagtaatttaaagcaaaaatctTATAACCAGACATTGGTGTAAAACGTCTGCATCAACCAACCTGCCACACAACTACAGAGAGTTATAGTGAAGACATTAAAGGGACAATACTGAGTTTACTGCATAGAAAACACCAAGactaaatgaaatgtgtattGCTTACAATATGATAAACTTTATGTGGTGACCTTGTGATTTTAAGTCATGTTCTTGAAGGTAGTAAAACCATTTAGTGATTGGCAAACTCTAACTGCCAAGAATGTTAAAGAGCAGATTCACATTTTTTCCAAGTCCATCTTAGTTGAAGGGCACAATAAAGTTACTAGTGACTGTAATTACTCCTTTTCTCTATTCTGGATATAAAGAGCTCATTACATACCGTGATGATCAACCTTAGCAGCATCTGGGTTACACAAATCATgtggctctttttctttttcttttttttgagtGGATGAACAGTTGAAATGTGTACTACAGTAAAACTGCAACTTTGTAAAATACCCACTTGATCTGTCTAACTCTCATATAAGCTGAAGTGCATTTTTGCTAACTACTGATTTTGTCAACTCTCTTACACTGGGATAACATCAGGGAGGAATCTTTACACAGCCAGTATAGTCAGAAGGAATaattacagacagaaaaaatgtgAGCCTATTCAATAAACGGTGCATAATgacaccgtcaaagacagtttACCAGACCTACATCTTGGCCCTTCACGCTGCTGACAGAGGGTCAGGTTGTACAGCCACTGAACCATGTAGCAATAGTTAAGGGATAAGCTGAAGGacagttaaacacacaaatgtgtgacTGCTGATGATGGACAAGCCAGTACAGACAAAATACTGCCAACCTTGTAACTAACTATTCCTCTTGTCAGAGTACATCcaatacaaaaagaaatagTCAAAAGTGAGTACATTTTCCAGAGGTAAGTATATATGGAAGAAAGAAATGGTAATGTTTGATTTCCACCTTAATGGGAATGTCTGTGTGAGGAATGCTATCTGATTAAAAACCTCTAAGATGATTTCACTTGAGGTCATTTCAATTTCACCcttttgtggggttttttttatcaAGGATATAAAATCAGCCAGGAGGGAAACTGCAGCATTCATCTTGGCTTATTTGTAAACAGAGTCGAAAATGCAAGTCAGTTTTTCTCACTCTCACCATAAAACAACGATACTTCAAACAATTTCCCTtcattacatatatatttaaaaaaatctactgCATTCTGATTCCTATTAGCATGGTCAGTGTGAAATTAATAGACATTTTTTCTGTGCAACACACCCAGTGGATAATGCATATGCCATTACAAATGCTAAGTCAAACAAACTGCTTagtcaaacaaaagacaaaacagaagatAACTTGAAAATGATCAGAACTTAATTACAATCAAGCCTCTCTTGCAGCTGCACTTataaaaatccattaaaaaaacatcatcagtgAGGTGGAGAATGAGAGGGGAGCAGTTTTATCTACAATGGTGTCTTGggaaattggtcaaagaaatgcTTTGCTCGTGTGAAACTAGTGAAAAATCTATGAATGTTAACAACGAAAACAGTGCATACCTATTTAAAGTTGGGGTTAAAAAGGGGGTCAGATATCTCACATCAGatgcaaacagacaaatcaACCAACACCCAGAGATTATTAGGGTAAGAGTAACACAGCTGTGAGATGTAAAAGAAACTATTGCTTTAATTTGGTAACTGACTGAATAATAAATGAGGTTATGAACACAGAACAGCCCATTGCCCAAGGCAAACTACATAGCAGGTTAAAGTAACCTACTGCAGGTGACGTGATTCATTCCCAGCCAGTGCCTCCTCCGCTAATAACTAACATTGCATTAAATATCACTAGTAAGTTTGGACAAGCTTTGAGGTGTAGTGATGAAATGGGCAGGTGTTGCTCAGATTGGCTTTGGCTCGCAAGGGAACAGATTTCCTAATTGGAGGATATTCTCACTTATGAATGCAATATAACTCTAGTTATCACACAGAACAAAGCATTATTCCAATGTGCAGTAtttatgcaaaaacacacattaggtCCCTCAACCAAGAGCAAAGTGGTGTAAAGCAAAAGATTTCCTTTGGAGCAGAAACTGCCTGATTGACTGTTCCAATTGTAAGACGAGCCACAGTTggcgagagcgagagagagagagagagcgagagagagagcgagagcgagagcgagagagagagagagagagagagagcaagagagagagcgagagagagagagagagaagaatcCCAGGGCTCCTGTAAAGgaaggaggggagaggagagagcaTCTCTGCTGACAGCAGAGGTTTTGCACTCCTGCTGGAGAAGTATAATGTTACATACACTAACAGCATCACTTGGGCCAACATCCCCTcaggagctgctgctgtcagtaaCTCCACAATTTTTGGGTAAATGCTTTTGAACGAAAGCGGATATTAGGAATGAAGGTACTAAAAGATCACTGGCTGTGATATTCCAATACATCTGAACCTACAGAGGCAGTAGCATTTATGTGCTGCAAACACTCTGTAGTCCATAGTCCTCTAAAAATAGTCAAAAAGGAAGCGAGACCTGGATGCAATGTTAACTTTTGAGCATGGGTATGAGGAAGCTGTGAcaaaagagggaggaagagaaatgCAGTGTGTAAGGACTATGGTAGGCATTTCATCAGCTACATACTTTCTAATGAGGGTTTCACGCCCCCGTCAGACCTCAGCTGGCTGGGAAACCACAGGCCAAACCATGACTTCTCACCAGGTGTACAAagattgtgtatttgtatgtgttagGTGTGCAAAATCTCTCTCACTTTCGGAGGCTACATTCGcactctttttcctctttccctccttGTCAGATTTTATTAGTATGGCAATCGCTATAGTTGCTACCAAACATGATGCTACTTCCCTGCATTAGAGCGCCCCTCAATGGACAGTTTCACCTCCTGAGGGATGAAAGAGGGCCTTGTGTGGCTAGAGGTGCTTATCTGAGGGCGTGACACTTCATCCCCCTTCATACTGTATCTCTGGAGGGCAGGTGAAGACCACCGCCTCTGAGAAACACCTAATCCCACCTGCATTGTACCCATCCCTGCTCCTGCGAAGGGAGGGCCCTCTGTGTGCAAGTGGTAACTGCTCTGGCTCCTCGGATGTTCTGTGGAGGTCCTACTTGGTCTGATGGGTGACTCAGTGTGTCCGACCACCCCCAAATGCGTGGCTTCTTCCTTATCTAAACCATCCTTCTCGCcatccctctgtctttctctctggtTCCGATCTAACCTAAAATGAGACTGAGGCCGTGACTGCTGAGGGGCAGGAGGCCCCATGAGCTGGTGACCAGGTCCTGATGTGGTGTTGGTTTTGCTCAAAGTCCTGGACAggttttgttgctgctgtgactgaagctgttgtggttgtttttgatGCTGTggctgaagctgctgctgcagggtGATCGACACACAAACATCTCCTACTTGTAGATGATGGCAGGCCAAGCCGTAGAGCTGGGCCGTGCGCTCTGGGCTACAGGATGACCAGCCCTGTCCGAACACAAAAAAGGGGTGCTCCAGGGGCACATCAATGGTCACTTTGCTCTGCTGCTCCCCCACAGTAAAGTGAAGCGACATGAGACCTGGTCTTTGCTGGCTGGCACGGATGTCCACCACCATGCTTGAGTCAATTTTAAGCCCCCCACTCACTTCAGCACTCCGCACAAAGTCCTGAGTCTGCAGGTCCTCCACACGCTTCAGTTCCCCAGTAGCCAGCTGGATAATGGCCCCCTTCATAAAGTGTGATGGGTTGCAGGGAGCCTGGGCGGGAGCAAGGCTTGAAGCTAAGGCCTGAGTCACGTCTGATGTAGGCTGGACAGAAGGCAGCTGCGGAGGCTGATGATGTCCTGCGCTTGCCTCCGTTCTTTCGGGGAGGCACAATGTGGCTAAAGAATCAGAGGCTTTAAAGCTTGGGTTAGGTGAGGCCATGGTAGTTGATGCATGGCCGGCTGAGGCATCATTAGCCTGACCTGGATAGTGTTGCTGTGGAAGTTGGGGCTGATGCTGCAGATGATATTCTAGGGGAATAAGAACTGGCTGCCCATTGGCGAGCATGACAGTATGGCCTGACTGTCCTGTTTGCTGCTGAGTACCGGCCACTCTGGGGTCATTGTAACTTGTAGACTGAGCTGTGTACGCTGTCCGGCTGGAAATTACACCCGTGGTATCTCCATGGACATCTCTGGCTCTCTGGACACCCTGAGAGAGATTCAAGGGAGCAAAGGAGACTTCTTTTCGCATTCCACTACAACCCTGGGCAGAGGAAGCCAAACGACCAACCACCTGCTGCACCTGAAgttaattaaaagaataaagtgttggcacatttttacttttaccaaaacacacacaaaaaaaatttaaatggtgCTTGTGACAAGATTTCCAATAAGACACCCAAATGTCTTACCCCAACAGCCGGAACTAAAGCATTAAAGAATGACATTTCTGTGTGGCTTAGTAAGTAAATACACCTAGCCATCCATGTCAAGGTTTAAATCCAGTCCATCACAACTAATTTGAGGCGTGACATGCTTTAGCAGCATTCTTCTCAACATCTTATCCAACAAGCCACAAAAAGGTTGTGCAAAAAAAACGTAAAAACATTTAAGGACAAGAAGACAACCAAACTTTTTTTGTACTTACTGGTTAGACAAACCATACGATGGCCAATTAAAGcttgttgttaaaatgtaaaaaatgctaCTTGATGAGTTTACTCATTTTAAATGGGAGTTGGATTTTGGAGTTAGCTGTATTTGGATTTGTAAGTATTTCTTCTTTCAAGTACGTCGTCTCAAACCAACAGGTACAGTACTTTACTTATTGAAAGGGTAATACCTTCCTCTATACACATCACAGAAAAAGTCCTAAGGGAATCAGTGAGCCTTTACCTGCATCTACAAAAAGCACAACCTTGACAGTGGCCATTAGTCTAAGCTATTTTTTAACACCACTCAAGTTCTTTCTGTGCATATAAATGGCCACTtgcatataaatattataagaaaaatattttattccatgATCAACATCCATATTgttgctgaaaaataaaaataaaaatttaattctTAATCATTTAACATGCAAAGTGTTATGTATTTACATGACTGTTTCTATCATCACATTAGGAAGCTATTTATGCATCTTACCTCCAGGTCACTGTCTGGAGTACTGCGCCGACCAGGTGAGCCCCTCTCCTCCAGCCGTCGGTTCTGTAGGCCTCTGTCTTGAGAGTGATCCTGTGATGCAGAGATTGGTACTACATGCGACAGACGTGCATTTCTGGAAGTGTAGGCTGAGTCTGGTACAACCTCTCTAGCTCCCTGCTCTTTATCCCCTCCATTCATCTCTGGTGCATTTTCCTGCTGGACACCGTGATGGTCTCTGGAGGTGGTGGCAGAGGCAGCTCTGGCTCCCTGAGAGGGGTAGAAGACTGGCACCCCTCGAGAGCTGAGCTCTGATGCTGGCAGGAGTCCTACAGTACCAAGGTGTTGCTGGGCAGCTTGCTCTGAAGGAAGCATCAATGGGACACCACTGGGAGCTGCAACTTTGGAGAAGGCATGAGCCCCTACCTGGGCCTGGGGAGGAGGGGAAACAACCCCTTCCTGTATGACAGATGGATAAGGAACAAGGTGGGACACAGCATGGGCCTGAGGAATAGTGCCTGAGGGAGAAATTAATGGTCCTGGGACAAAGCCAGGAGATAAAGCATAGGGGA
This window encodes:
- the atxn1l gene encoding ataxin-1-like, yielding MKPAQERNQECLPPKKRDLPISNNSGAGGTGGGGAAVGGSGGSGAAGGGGGGIGEEEVVSIQNSAGNSDTQGGTQSGEWLRAQPGLHYGVDSSDGIPAVPMDQYTMLYKVALPSVTYSPTSLHPVLSHISPAYSVHSSLLQHPGLHYPSLGYAQIPHSSLQFVSSPYSAVPYALSPGFVPGPLISPSGTIPQAHAVSHLVPYPSVIQEGVVSPPPQAQVGAHAFSKVAAPSGVPLMLPSEQAAQQHLGTVGLLPASELSSRGVPVFYPSQGARAASATTSRDHHGVQQENAPEMNGGDKEQGAREVVPDSAYTSRNARLSHVVPISASQDHSQDRGLQNRRLEERGSPGRRSTPDSDLEVQQVVGRLASSAQGCSGMRKEVSFAPLNLSQGVQRARDVHGDTTGVISSRTAYTAQSTSYNDPRVAGTQQQTGQSGHTVMLANGQPVLIPLEYHLQHQPQLPQQHYPGQANDASAGHASTTMASPNPSFKASDSLATLCLPERTEASAGHHQPPQLPSVQPTSDVTQALASSLAPAQAPCNPSHFMKGAIIQLATGELKRVEDLQTQDFVRSAEVSGGLKIDSSMVVDIRASQQRPGLMSLHFTVGEQQSKVTIDVPLEHPFFVFGQGWSSCSPERTAQLYGLACHHLQVGDVCVSITLQQQLQPQHQKQPQQLQSQQQQNLSRTLSKTNTTSGPGHQLMGPPAPQQSRPQSHFRLDRNQRERQRDGEKDGLDKEEATHLGVVGHTESPIRPSRTSTEHPRSQSSYHLHTEGPPFAGAGMGTMQVGLGVSQRRWSSPALQRYSMKGDEVSRPQISTSSHTRPSFIPQEVKLSIEGRSNAGK